One Nitrospirota bacterium genomic window, TTACGCCAGAATTTCGGTGACGACGCCAGAACCGACAGTCTTGCCGCCCTCGCGCACCGCGAACCGCAGCCCTTGATCCATCGCGATCGGGCTAATCAGCTCACCCGTCACACTCACATTATCGCCCGGCATGACCATCTCCACGCCCGGATTCAACGTCATAATCCCCGTGACGTCGGTCGTCCGGAAGTAGAACTGGGGCCGGTAGCCGTTGAAGAACGGCGTATGCCGCCCGCCTTCCTCCTTGGCCAACACATAGATCTCCGCCTTAAACTTCGTATGCGGCGTGATGCTCTTCGGCTTCGACAGCACCATCCCACGCTCCACATCTTCCTTCTTCGTGCCCCGCAGCAAGACGCCGACGTTATCGCCCGCCTGCCCCTCATCAAGTACCTTCCGGAACATCTCCACCCCGGTCACAATCGTGACCTGGTTCGGCCGCAAGCCCACGATCTCGATTTCATCCCCCACCTTGACGATCCCGCGCTCGACACGCCCCGTCACGACGGTCCCACGACCGCTGATGGTGAACACGTCTTCGATCGGCATTAAGAATGGCTTATCGATCGGACGCTCCGGCGTCGGAATGTAGGTATCGACCGCTTCCAACAGCTTGAGAATCGACGGCACACCGAGCGGTCCCTGATCCCCCTCCATCGCCTTCAAGGCTGAGCCATGAATGATGGGGGTCTTGTCGCCCGGGAAACCGTACTTCGTCAAGAGCTCCCGCACTTCGAGCTCGACCAACTCCAAGAGTTCGGCGTCATCGATCTTGTCGGCCTTGTTCAGGAACACCACGATGTAAGGCACCCCCACCTGCCGGGCCAAGAGGATATGCTCCCGCGTCTGGGGCATCGGACCGTCTGCCGCACTGACGACGAGGATCGCGCCATCCATCTGCGCGGCGCCGGTGATCATATTCTTGACGTAGTCGGCGTGGCCCGGGCAATCCACATGGGCATAGTGGCGATTGGCCGTCTCGTACTCCACGTGACTGATGGCAATCGTCATAA contains:
- the tuf gene encoding elongation factor Tu, encoding VNIGTIGHVDHGKTTLTAALTKVSADKGMAKFISYDEVAKASESQGRRDASKIMTIAISHVEYETANRHYAHVDCPGHADYVKNMITGAAQMDGAILVVSAADGPMPQTREHILLARQVGVPYIVVFLNKADKIDDAELLELVELEVRELLTKYGFPGDKTPIIHGSALKAMEGDQGPLGVPSILKLLEAVDTYIPTPERPIDKPFLMPIEDVFTISGRGTVVTGRVERGIVKVGDEIEIVGLRPNQVTIVTGVEMFRKVLDEGQAGDNVGVLLRGTKKEDVERGMVLSKPKSITPHTKFKAEIYVLAKEEGGRHTPFFNGYRPQFYFRTTDVTGIMTLNPGVEMVMPGDNVSVTGELISPIAMDQGLRFAVREGGKTVGSGVVTEILA